A genomic stretch from Thauera sp. GDN1 includes:
- the nucC gene encoding CBASS effector endonuclease NucC: MSQWSLSQLLSSLHEDIQQRLSTVRKTFGHPGTKGDASENVWISMLDTYLPKRYQAAKAHVVDSLGNFSQQIDVVIFDRQYSPFIFTYENETIIPAESVYAVFEAKQTADANLVAYAQQKVASVRSLHRTSLPIPHAGGTYPPKPLIPILGGLLTFESEWSPALGKSFDRALTTDLEDGRLDIGCVAAHGHFFLDHATGNYSYINENKPATAFLFKLISRLQFSGTVPMIDVEAYGQWLMK, from the coding sequence ATGTCTCAGTGGTCGCTCTCCCAGCTTCTTTCCTCTTTGCATGAAGACATCCAGCAGCGCCTCTCTACTGTCCGCAAGACATTTGGCCATCCAGGAACGAAAGGCGATGCAAGTGAAAACGTCTGGATCAGCATGCTGGATACGTACTTGCCGAAGCGTTATCAGGCCGCCAAGGCGCATGTGGTGGACAGTCTCGGGAACTTCAGCCAGCAGATCGATGTGGTGATCTTCGATCGGCAGTACTCGCCCTTCATCTTCACTTACGAGAATGAGACCATCATCCCAGCCGAGAGCGTATATGCCGTATTCGAGGCCAAGCAGACAGCAGACGCCAATCTGGTGGCTTATGCACAGCAAAAGGTTGCTAGCGTCCGCAGCTTGCATCGGACCAGCTTGCCAATTCCTCATGCGGGAGGGACTTACCCTCCCAAGCCTCTCATTCCCATTTTGGGCGGATTGCTTACGTTTGAGAGTGAATGGAGCCCTGCACTGGGGAAATCCTTCGACCGAGCTCTGACCACCGACTTAGAGGACGGGCGACTGGACATCGGGTGCGTAGCTGCTCACGGCCACTTTTTTCTCGACCATGCTACGGGCAACTACAGCTACATCAACGAGAACAAACCAGCGACGGCCTTTCTGTTCAAGTTGATTTCCCGACTTCAGTTCAGTGGGACAGTTCCCATGATCGATGTGGAAGCTTATGGGCAGTGGCTCATGAAATAG
- a CDS encoding integrating conjugative element protein: MNHIVLIAAIGLLPTTTVFAQTASAPLIVVEDRGGDSALPYYRSLNPQPDQAPPPAPMPAPRLGNAADAEAAMLPVRSTQLSPGEVQRRVIRAPGLTALFLIGDDERSRAWLRQRQAALRELQAVGLVVNVESLAALTALRRLAPGLTLSPASGDDLAQRLGLRHYPVLITSTGVEQ; this comes from the coding sequence ATGAACCACATCGTCCTTATCGCCGCCATCGGGCTGCTGCCCACGACCACCGTCTTCGCGCAGACCGCCTCCGCGCCGTTGATCGTCGTCGAAGACCGCGGCGGCGACTCCGCGCTGCCGTACTACCGGTCGCTGAATCCTCAGCCGGATCAGGCCCCACCGCCGGCCCCGATGCCAGCACCTCGCCTGGGCAACGCGGCCGACGCCGAAGCCGCCATGCTGCCGGTGCGCTCGACGCAATTGTCGCCGGGCGAGGTGCAGCGCCGCGTCATCCGGGCGCCGGGCCTGACGGCGCTGTTCCTGATCGGCGACGACGAACGTTCGCGCGCGTGGCTGCGGCAGCGGCAGGCAGCGCTGCGAGAGCTGCAGGCCGTGGGCCTGGTGGTCAACGTGGAGTCGCTGGCCGCGCTGACGGCGCTGCGTAGGCTGGCTCCCGGCCTGACCCTCTCGCCGGCCTCCGGCGACGACCTGGCCCAGCGCCTGGGCCTGCGCCACTACCCGGTGCTCATCACGTCCACCGGCGTCGAGCAGTAG
- a CDS encoding lytic transglycosylase domain-containing protein — translation MAAAIGTPGRERRPSRVAIRCTGAVLLLATGGWALAALAREVPPPAYQLAAHRADVPAAVLYAVALQESGAMLRGRLIPWPWTLNVAGTPQRYATRAEACAGLRRALARTPANRIDAGLGQVNLGYHTHRYTQPCELLDPYRNLAVAAEILREQHTPGEDWLLAIGRYHRPAGGAPAARYRRSVHRHLTRVLDAGVPVPTLQATTP, via the coding sequence ATGGCAGCGGCAATAGGTACTCCGGGCCGGGAGCGTCGGCCATCCCGCGTCGCCATCCGCTGTACTGGCGCCGTGCTGCTGCTCGCCACCGGCGGCTGGGCGTTGGCCGCCCTGGCGCGGGAAGTGCCGCCGCCGGCCTATCAACTGGCGGCGCATCGTGCAGACGTGCCGGCGGCGGTGCTGTACGCGGTGGCCTTGCAGGAGAGCGGCGCCATGCTGCGCGGGCGCCTGATCCCCTGGCCGTGGACGCTCAACGTCGCCGGCACGCCACAGCGCTACGCCACCCGCGCCGAGGCCTGCGCGGGGTTGCGCCGGGCACTCGCCCGCACGCCGGCCAATCGCATCGACGCCGGCCTCGGCCAGGTCAATCTCGGCTACCACACGCATCGCTACACGCAGCCCTGCGAGCTGCTGGACCCGTACCGCAACCTCGCCGTCGCTGCGGAAATCCTGCGCGAACAGCACACGCCGGGCGAGGACTGGCTGCTTGCCATCGGCCGCTATCACCGGCCCGCCGGCGGAGCACCCGCGGCGCGCTACCGGCGCAGTGTGCATCGGCACCTGACCCGCGTGCTCGACGCCGGCGTTCCCGTTCCAACCCTCCAGGCCACCACGCCATGA
- the traD gene encoding type IV conjugative transfer system coupling protein TraD, producing MAQPHAVEVLLRPAVELHTVAVCTGAAILCLVAPWSLALNPLLGLGSALAFLTFGAIRLRDAWAILRYRRNIRRLPRYVMTSRDVPVSQQRLFVGRGFRWEQRHTHRLMQTYRPEFRRYVEPTAIYRAARGLEERLEFAPFPVSKLARALAWDSPLNPARPLPPVGGMPRLHGIEPHEVDVTLPLGERVGHTLVLGTTRVGKTRLAELFITQDIRRKVRGEHEVVIVFDPKGDADLLKRMYVEAKRAGREGEFYVFHLGWPDISARYNAVGRFGRISEVATRIAGQLSGEGNSAAFREFAWRFVNIIARALVELGQRPDYLLIQRHVINIDALFIEYAQHYFAKNEPKAWEVIVQLEAKLNDKNIPRNMIGREKRVVALEQYLSQVRIYDPVLDGLRSAVRYDRTYFDKIVASLLPLLEKLTTGKIAQLLAPNYSDLFDPRPIFDWMQVIRKRAVVYVGLDALSDAEVAAAVGNSMFSDLVSVAGHIYKFGIDDGLPGAAAGTKIPINVHADEFNELMGDEFIPMVNKGGGAGVQVTAYTQTLSDIEARIGSRAKAGQVVGNFNNLFMLRVRETATAELLTRQLPKVEVYATALMSGATDSSDPHGNTAFTSNTQDRISSNSVPLIEPAHVVALPKGQCFALIEGGNLWKVRMPLPAPDPDEAMPKDLQELAGYMRQHYVEAGDWWENQGIPGLQDKALPDDLLDDFKQMAAAEEAEA from the coding sequence ATGGCCCAACCGCATGCGGTCGAGGTTCTGCTGCGGCCAGCGGTGGAGCTTCATACCGTGGCGGTCTGCACCGGCGCCGCGATTCTGTGCCTGGTGGCACCGTGGTCGCTCGCGCTGAACCCGCTGCTCGGCCTGGGCTCGGCGCTGGCCTTCCTGACCTTCGGCGCGATTCGCCTGCGCGATGCCTGGGCGATCCTGCGCTATCGCCGCAACATCCGCCGTCTGCCGCGCTACGTGATGACCAGCCGCGACGTGCCGGTGAGTCAGCAACGGCTGTTCGTCGGCCGGGGCTTTCGCTGGGAGCAGCGGCACACACACCGGCTGATGCAGACCTACCGGCCGGAGTTCCGCCGCTATGTCGAGCCGACCGCGATCTACCGGGCCGCCCGGGGGCTGGAGGAGCGGCTTGAGTTCGCGCCGTTTCCCGTCTCGAAGCTGGCGCGCGCGTTGGCCTGGGACAGCCCGCTCAACCCGGCGCGGCCGCTGCCGCCGGTCGGCGGAATGCCGCGCCTGCACGGCATCGAGCCGCATGAGGTCGACGTCACGCTGCCGCTGGGCGAGCGCGTCGGCCACACCCTGGTGCTGGGCACCACGCGCGTGGGTAAGACGCGGCTGGCCGAGTTGTTCATCACGCAAGACATCCGCCGCAAGGTCCGCGGCGAGCACGAGGTGGTGATCGTCTTCGACCCCAAGGGCGATGCGGACCTGTTGAAGCGCATGTACGTCGAGGCCAAGCGCGCCGGGCGCGAAGGCGAGTTCTACGTGTTCCACCTGGGCTGGCCGGACATCTCGGCGCGCTACAACGCCGTCGGCCGGTTCGGGCGGATCTCCGAGGTGGCCACGCGCATCGCCGGACAGCTCTCGGGCGAAGGCAACAGCGCCGCCTTCCGCGAATTCGCCTGGCGGTTCGTCAACATCATCGCGCGCGCCCTGGTCGAGCTGGGGCAGCGGCCGGACTACCTGCTGATCCAGCGCCACGTCATCAACATCGACGCGCTGTTCATCGAGTACGCCCAGCACTACTTCGCCAAGAACGAGCCGAAGGCCTGGGAGGTCATCGTCCAGCTCGAAGCGAAGCTGAACGACAAGAACATCCCGCGCAACATGATCGGGCGCGAGAAGCGCGTGGTGGCCCTCGAACAGTACCTGTCCCAGGTGCGCATCTATGACCCGGTGCTCGACGGCCTGCGCAGCGCCGTGCGCTACGACCGGACGTACTTCGACAAGATCGTCGCTTCGCTGCTGCCGCTGCTGGAGAAGCTCACTACCGGCAAGATCGCGCAACTGCTCGCACCGAACTATTCCGACCTGTTCGACCCGCGGCCGATCTTCGACTGGATGCAGGTCATCCGCAAACGTGCTGTGGTCTACGTGGGGCTGGACGCGCTGTCCGACGCCGAAGTCGCGGCGGCGGTGGGCAACTCGATGTTCAGCGATCTGGTCTCGGTCGCCGGCCACATCTACAAGTTCGGCATCGACGACGGGCTGCCCGGCGCCGCGGCGGGCACCAAGATCCCGATCAACGTCCACGCCGACGAATTCAATGAACTCATGGGTGACGAGTTCATCCCGATGGTCAACAAGGGCGGCGGTGCCGGCGTGCAGGTGACGGCCTACACGCAGACCTTGAGCGACATCGAGGCGCGCATCGGCAGCCGCGCCAAGGCCGGCCAGGTGGTCGGCAACTTCAACAACCTGTTCATGCTGCGCGTGCGCGAGACCGCTACTGCCGAGCTGCTGACGCGACAACTGCCCAAGGTCGAGGTGTACGCCACGGCACTGATGAGCGGCGCCACCGACAGCTCCGACCCGCACGGCAACACCGCCTTCACGTCCAACACCCAGGACCGCATCAGCAGCAACAGCGTGCCGTTGATCGAGCCGGCGCATGTGGTGGCGTTGCCAAAGGGGCAGTGCTTCGCGCTGATCGAGGGCGGCAACCTCTGGAAAGTCCGCATGCCGCTGCCGGCACCCGACCCCGACGAAGCCATGCCGAAGGATCTTCAGGAGCTGGCCGGCTACATGCGGCAGCACTACGTCGAGGCAGGAGACTGGTGGGAGAACCAGGGCATTCCCGGCCTGCAGGACAAGGCGCTGCCCGACGACCTGCTGGACGACTTCAAGCAGATGGCCGCCGCTGAAGAGGCCGAAGCATGA
- a CDS encoding TIGR03759 family integrating conjugative element protein — MNLRPLLAAVVLFAAFGASAQPAPVTNSRMVPAQVQPGADAPLDERQAREWGLRPEEWARYRQLMEGPLGVYSPQLDPLTALGIEARSEEERRRYAELQVQAEARRVGKTLAYQRAYDAAWQRLFPGQPRVSLPDAKAQGAGNTGSGRLAVFVKADCTPCAQRVQQLQAAGTAFDLYMVGSRQDDARIRQWATLAGIDPARVRARTITLNHDAGRWLSLGLPGDLPAVVREVNGQWQRQ, encoded by the coding sequence ATGAACCTGCGGCCGTTGCTCGCTGCCGTCGTCCTGTTTGCCGCTTTCGGCGCATCCGCCCAGCCGGCCCCGGTGACGAACTCCCGCATGGTGCCCGCCCAGGTGCAGCCGGGCGCTGATGCCCCGCTCGACGAGAGGCAGGCGCGGGAGTGGGGGCTTCGCCCCGAGGAGTGGGCGCGTTACCGGCAACTGATGGAGGGGCCGCTCGGGGTCTATTCGCCCCAGCTCGATCCGCTCACGGCGCTGGGCATCGAGGCCCGCAGCGAGGAGGAGCGCAGGCGTTACGCCGAGCTGCAGGTGCAGGCCGAGGCTCGGCGCGTCGGCAAGACGCTGGCCTACCAACGTGCCTACGACGCGGCGTGGCAGCGCCTGTTTCCCGGCCAGCCGCGCGTGAGCCTGCCCGACGCCAAGGCGCAGGGTGCCGGCAACACCGGCTCCGGGCGCCTGGCGGTCTTCGTCAAGGCCGACTGCACACCGTGCGCCCAGCGCGTGCAGCAGTTGCAGGCGGCCGGCACGGCCTTCGACCTCTACATGGTCGGCAGCCGTCAGGACGACGCGCGCATCCGGCAGTGGGCCACCCTGGCGGGCATCGACCCGGCCAGGGTGCGCGCTCGCACCATCACGCTCAACCACGATGCGGGGCGCTGGCTGTCGCTCGGCCTGCCCGGCGATCTGCCGGCCGTGGTGCGCGAGGTGAACGGCCAATGGCAGCGGCAATAG
- a CDS encoding AAA family ATPase, with translation MTTTSTPGLFERPITLPDADAQSRLAKLVGMDDKIRRLSNVLAVLINPAGLKEWLDQHHAHSTGLLDAVLRRPPLVVLSGDVGSGKTELAETIGDMVARQEGIDITLLPLSLSSRGQGRVGEMTQLVSAAFDHAFHEASKVKSSKGSRARGGVILLVDEADALAQSREADQMHHEDRAGVNAFIRGIDRLANGHLPAAVLMCTNRLNALDPAVRRRAADILVFERPDEAQRLEVLHRRLGDAGFGKADLQSLVAATGEQAKRPYGFTYSDLTQRLLPAIVLDAYPQGPIKPSRAIELARAMAPTPPFKDSTARGC, from the coding sequence ATGACCACTACCAGCACGCCGGGGCTGTTCGAACGCCCCATCACTTTGCCAGATGCCGACGCCCAGAGCCGTCTGGCCAAGCTGGTCGGAATGGACGACAAGATCCGTCGTCTGAGTAACGTTCTCGCTGTTCTCATCAACCCCGCAGGTCTCAAGGAATGGCTCGACCAGCACCACGCTCATTCGACAGGATTGCTCGACGCCGTGCTGCGCCGGCCCCCATTGGTAGTGCTCTCCGGCGATGTGGGCTCCGGAAAGACCGAACTCGCCGAAACGATCGGTGACATGGTGGCGCGGCAAGAAGGGATCGACATCACACTGCTGCCGCTCAGCCTGTCTTCTCGGGGGCAAGGCCGTGTCGGCGAGATGACCCAACTCGTCTCGGCGGCGTTCGACCACGCCTTCCATGAAGCAAGCAAGGTCAAGTCCTCCAAGGGCAGTCGAGCACGCGGAGGCGTGATACTGCTGGTTGATGAGGCCGATGCGCTCGCGCAATCCCGAGAAGCCGATCAGATGCATCATGAAGATCGCGCGGGCGTGAATGCGTTCATTCGCGGGATCGACCGGCTGGCCAACGGCCACCTGCCGGCCGCTGTGCTGATGTGCACTAACCGCCTCAACGCGTTGGACCCGGCCGTGCGCCGACGCGCGGCCGACATTCTCGTATTCGAGCGACCTGACGAAGCTCAGCGACTTGAGGTCCTTCACCGGCGCCTGGGCGACGCTGGCTTTGGCAAGGCCGATCTGCAATCCCTGGTGGCGGCCACGGGCGAGCAGGCCAAACGCCCTTACGGCTTTACCTACTCGGACCTCACGCAGCGCCTGCTACCCGCGATCGTGCTGGACGCCTACCCTCAGGGGCCCATAAAGCCATCCCGTGCCATCGAACTGGCCCGCGCGATGGCGCCGACTCCGCCGTTCAAAGACTCCACGGCAAGGGGGTGTTAA
- a CDS encoding helix-turn-helix transcriptional regulator translates to MATRLGEKLRELRKERKLTLEKLADAAGLSKSYLWELENRESQRPSAEKLTALADALGVAASYFIEEDVRAPEERHLDEAFFRGYQKLEPEAKEQLRKILDTFKKTP, encoded by the coding sequence ATGGCGACCCGTCTCGGGGAAAAGCTGCGCGAGCTGCGAAAGGAGCGCAAGCTAACCCTTGAAAAGCTGGCCGACGCCGCCGGCTTGAGCAAAAGCTATCTTTGGGAACTTGAGAATCGCGAGTCCCAGCGGCCATCAGCAGAAAAGCTCACCGCGCTGGCGGACGCGCTGGGTGTGGCGGCCTCGTACTTCATAGAGGAAGACGTGCGCGCACCAGAAGAGCGGCACTTGGACGAGGCGTTTTTTCGCGGCTACCAGAAGCTGGAGCCTGAGGCGAAGGAACAACTTCGCAAGATCCTCGATACCTTCAAGAAGACCCCATGA
- a CDS encoding PilL N-terminal domain-containing protein, with amino-acid sequence MHRFPSFLSIARRLGTTGLLLIFAALAAGCTTITPPQAEVPAGNSGSVAEASPPALIPVARYGRYTLVELVPEPAQRDLLQQAVEVSIPPMLDACVGDAMRHVLLRSGYRLCDAPEAAALYALPLPAAHLRLGPLMLRDALLTLAGPAWELSVDDLTRQVCFSRHGAPTFLSANPPGTTTPVPDADRPEEMQP; translated from the coding sequence ATGCATCGATTTCCATCTTTTCTCTCCATTGCCCGCCGGCTAGGCACTACTGGCCTTCTATTAATCTTCGCAGCATTGGCAGCCGGCTGCACCACCATTACGCCACCCCAGGCCGAAGTGCCGGCAGGGAACTCCGGGAGCGTTGCTGAAGCATCTCCGCCGGCACTGATCCCGGTGGCCCGCTACGGCCGCTACACCCTGGTCGAGCTGGTGCCGGAACCTGCGCAGCGTGATCTCTTGCAGCAGGCGGTGGAGGTCTCGATTCCGCCCATGCTCGATGCCTGCGTGGGCGATGCCATGCGCCATGTGCTCCTGCGCTCGGGCTACCGGCTCTGCGATGCGCCCGAGGCCGCCGCGCTCTACGCGCTGCCGCTGCCCGCCGCACACCTGCGCCTGGGCCCGCTGATGCTGCGCGATGCCTTGCTGACGCTTGCCGGCCCCGCCTGGGAGCTGTCGGTCGATGACTTGACCCGCCAGGTCTGCTTCAGCCGGCACGGTGCTCCCACCTTCCTTTCCGCCAACCCGCCCGGCACCACCACGCCCGTGCCGGACGCCGACCGGCCCGAGGAGATGCAGCCATGA
- a CDS encoding ImmA/IrrE family metallo-endopeptidase has translation MTDGGWTPQRAANRLVKVVEAVSMAHGIDRFPVDVPQLALESARIFNWSDPITKVQAAAIKGFDGALFPGDGRKEWLLLYNNAVTSPGRVRFTQAHELGHYILHRMQRESFQCSDADMLNWSQDDRDIEAQADLFASYLLMPLDDYRKQVTTNVDMDILGACAERYGVSLTAAILKWLQYTDEKAVLVMSNDGFINWAWSSEPAARAGAFFRTRGNVIPLPEHSLAANQEVLHDRQGTKISAAVWFPHADPSIPLREMKIHAAQYDATLSLLCLPRSAEAWPPRDRDEE, from the coding sequence ATGACGGACGGCGGCTGGACGCCCCAGCGTGCTGCGAATCGCCTCGTGAAGGTGGTCGAAGCTGTCAGCATGGCGCACGGCATTGATCGGTTTCCGGTGGACGTGCCTCAGTTGGCGCTTGAGTCCGCTCGCATATTCAACTGGTCAGATCCCATCACAAAGGTCCAAGCTGCGGCGATCAAAGGTTTTGACGGAGCATTGTTTCCCGGGGATGGCCGCAAGGAGTGGCTGCTCCTCTACAACAACGCGGTGACATCTCCGGGACGTGTGCGCTTCACGCAAGCGCACGAACTTGGGCACTACATTCTGCACCGGATGCAAAGGGAGTCCTTCCAGTGCAGTGATGCCGACATGCTGAACTGGTCCCAGGACGATCGCGACATCGAGGCTCAGGCGGATCTGTTTGCTTCGTACCTGCTGATGCCGCTGGACGACTACCGCAAGCAGGTCACCACGAACGTCGACATGGACATCCTCGGCGCATGCGCGGAGCGCTACGGTGTGTCGCTGACGGCGGCGATCTTGAAGTGGTTGCAGTACACCGATGAGAAGGCCGTTCTAGTGATGTCCAACGATGGCTTCATCAATTGGGCTTGGTCGAGCGAACCCGCGGCCCGAGCTGGCGCGTTCTTCCGCACCCGTGGCAACGTCATTCCTCTGCCAGAACACTCCCTCGCGGCAAATCAGGAAGTGCTGCATGATCGACAAGGCACCAAGATTTCCGCGGCCGTTTGGTTCCCACACGCCGATCCGAGTATTCCGCTGCGTGAGATGAAGATACACGCAGCACAGTACGACGCTACGCTGAGCCTTTTGTGCTTACCGCGATCAGCCGAAGCTTGGCCGCCACGTGACCGTGACGAAGAGTAG
- a CDS encoding TIGR03747 family integrating conjugative element membrane protein: MSDPAVAAQRQQQRQQGLIAGLVTLPFRFFGVLCGALLLCILIECVGMHFFWPEQGWRHAQGMLLYELDQLSTHFTRSALVQEPGRTAHRLVEQGYDWLFVKSGLLDWIRDASTQASAGRHRPTKDFRYYIGLVYVNVESYLIAAAYTTLVFLVRLLVLCLTLPLFLMAAFVGLVDGLVRRDIRRFGAGRESGFIYHRARASLIPLAVLPWVTYLALPVSVNPLLILLPSAVLLGVAVCIAAATFKKYL, from the coding sequence ATGAGCGATCCGGCCGTCGCGGCCCAGCGCCAGCAGCAACGACAGCAGGGGCTGATCGCCGGCCTGGTCACGCTGCCGTTCCGCTTCTTCGGCGTGCTGTGCGGCGCGCTGCTGCTGTGCATCCTGATCGAATGCGTTGGCATGCACTTCTTCTGGCCCGAGCAGGGCTGGCGCCACGCGCAGGGCATGCTGCTCTACGAGCTGGATCAGCTCTCCACGCATTTCACGCGCAGCGCGCTGGTGCAGGAGCCGGGGCGCACCGCGCACCGGCTGGTCGAGCAGGGCTACGACTGGCTGTTCGTGAAAAGCGGCCTGCTGGACTGGATACGCGACGCCTCGACGCAGGCCAGCGCCGGCCGCCACCGCCCGACCAAGGATTTCCGCTACTACATCGGCTTGGTCTACGTGAACGTGGAGAGCTACCTGATCGCGGCGGCCTACACGACGCTGGTCTTCCTCGTGCGGCTGCTGGTGCTGTGCCTGACCCTGCCGCTGTTCCTGATGGCCGCCTTCGTCGGGCTGGTGGACGGCCTGGTGCGCCGGGACATCCGCCGCTTCGGCGCGGGACGCGAGTCGGGGTTCATCTATCACCGCGCCAGGGCCAGCCTGATCCCGCTGGCCGTGCTGCCGTGGGTGACTTACCTGGCACTGCCGGTCAGCGTGAACCCGCTGCTGATCCTGCTGCCCAGCGCCGTGCTGCTCGGCGTCGCCGTGTGCATCGCGGCGGCGACGTTCAAGAAGTACCTCTAA
- a CDS encoding CBASS oligonucleotide cyclase: protein MSRAHVDHRDLVRFAEERVNLPKEKADEFRAQARRLREKLEGYLAEHPDFALKKMLLSGSLAKGTALRSLNDIDVAVYISGSDAPHDLQALLNYLAEKLRKAFPNFSPEQVQPQTYSVTVNFRGTGLNVDVVPVLYAGLPDWRGNLISQDDGSFLETSIPLHLEFARKRKQAQPTHFAQVVRLIKYWARRMKQEHDGFRFKSFMIEMILAELTDNGTDLSDYPEALQSFFTYVAESNLSERIVFEDYYQASTVAPSADRVQIIDPINASNNVARLYTAQNAAAIVDAALDAGDAIDAALKAPTKELTVHYWQKVFGSSFQG, encoded by the coding sequence ATGTCCAGAGCTCACGTCGATCACCGCGACCTCGTCCGCTTTGCCGAGGAACGCGTCAACCTGCCCAAGGAAAAGGCCGATGAGTTCCGGGCACAGGCGCGCCGACTGCGCGAAAAGCTGGAGGGCTACCTCGCGGAGCATCCGGACTTCGCGCTGAAGAAGATGCTGCTGTCCGGCAGCTTGGCGAAGGGCACGGCACTGCGCTCGCTGAACGACATCGACGTGGCCGTCTATATCAGCGGCTCCGATGCGCCTCACGACCTCCAGGCCCTGCTGAACTACCTTGCCGAGAAGCTGCGCAAGGCGTTTCCCAACTTCAGCCCCGAACAGGTGCAGCCCCAGACCTACTCGGTCACGGTGAACTTCCGCGGAACCGGGTTGAACGTGGATGTCGTACCCGTACTGTACGCCGGCCTACCCGACTGGCGCGGCAACCTCATCAGCCAGGACGACGGCTCGTTCCTGGAAACCAGCATTCCGCTACACCTGGAGTTCGCCCGCAAGCGCAAGCAAGCGCAGCCCACGCACTTCGCGCAGGTGGTGCGGCTGATCAAGTACTGGGCACGTCGCATGAAGCAGGAACACGACGGATTCCGCTTCAAGTCGTTCATGATCGAAATGATCCTGGCCGAGCTGACAGACAACGGCACCGATCTTTCGGACTACCCCGAAGCGCTGCAGTCCTTCTTCACATACGTCGCAGAGAGCAACCTGAGCGAGCGCATCGTGTTCGAGGACTACTACCAGGCCTCGACGGTGGCACCCAGCGCGGACCGTGTGCAGATCATCGACCCGATCAATGCGTCCAACAACGTTGCGCGGCTGTACACCGCCCAGAACGCCGCCGCGATCGTAGACGCGGCGCTGGACGCTGGCGACGCCATCGACGCCGCACTGAAGGCACCTACCAAGGAGTTAACCGTGCACTACTGGCAGAAGGTCTTCGGCTCCTCTTTCCAAGGGTGA